In the genome of Conger conger chromosome 8, fConCon1.1, whole genome shotgun sequence, one region contains:
- the LOC133134476 gene encoding cytoskeleton-associated protein 4-like encodes MILIVDSLKETVDGFDSTLSRMRTELDSAGWAVRKGEAETRRVEEALQKLQNELLRDLSDGIREVKEARERDSSSLERTVEERLTELTRSIGDSVAEFTEAQSETQSQLRDMKARVNGMEDPASLKRELLAVTETVGELQAAGLASEKTAESLRKQIGAVGVELQTRNEEVASTALEIDSVRELLQSTAGVLRGSLSAAEASVKVLKDQAQSLQSGLDMAAGSIQGLEEGLQGAVAQAQKTGVEVEARLRALEQRADTLVASAAGKAERVESLLSKYDSHDSALATLGRDVQSLQSASKVEAAQLQALTDTRQDLAGQVEELQGDLGELQSKVTALGSRQTELSSRGSNLGQQLEELGKRLKALEGESPKAQSLDSLKASVSQAQKDVQQLRNTMDSLTAYSKKVEGHEAAITSLKSSLEEAKATLPKEKAPRKV; translated from the exons ATGATATTAATT GTGGACTCCTTGAAGGAAACGGTGGACGGGTTCGACTCGACCCTCAGCAGAATGCGGACCGAGCTGGACAGCGCAGGCTGGGCGGTGAGGAAGGGCGAGGCAGAGACCCGGCGGGTGGAGGAGGCCCTGCAGAAGCTGCAGAACGAGCTCCTGCGTGACCTCTCGGACGGGATCCGGGAGGTGAAGGAGGCCCGGGAGCGCGACTCGTCATCGCTGGAGCGCACGGTGGAGGAGCGACTGACGGAGCTGACCCGCTCTATCGGCGACAGCGTGGCGGAGTTCACCGAGGCGCAGAGCGAGACGCAGAGCCAGCTCAGAGACATGAAGGCCAGGGTGAACGGCATGGAGGACCCCGCCTCGTTGAAGCGGGAGCTCCTGGCCGTCACTGAGACCGTCGGAGAGCTCCAAGCTGCCGGTCTGGCATCTGAGAAGACGGCCGAGTCACTCCGGAAGCAGATAGGTGCTGTAGGGGTAGAGCTCCAGACCAGGAACGAGGAAGTGGCATCCACAGCACTGGAGATTGACTCTGTGAGGGAGCTGTTGCAGAGCACAGCCGGCGTGCTGAGGGGATCTCTGTCTGCAGCCGAGGCCTCCGTCAAGGTCCTTAAAGACCAGGCCCAGAGCCTGCAGTCTGGGCTGGACATGGCAGCGGGCAGCATCCAGGGTCTGGAGGAGGGCCTACAGGGGGCGGTGGCGCAGGCCCAGAAGActggggtggaggtggaggccaGGCTCAGGGCTCTGGAGCAAAGAGCGGATACATTAGTGGCTTCTGCCGCAGGGAAGGCGGAGAGGGTGGAGTCCCTCCTCTCCAAATACGACTCCCACGACAGTGCGCTTGCCACACTGGGCAGGGACGTCCAGAGCCTCCAATCGGCCAGCAAGGTGGAGGCCGCACAGCTGCAGGCGCTGACGGACACGCGGCAGGACCTGGCAGGCCAGGTAGAGGAGCTGCAGGGAGACCTGGGGGAGCTCCAGAGTAAGGTGACCGCCCTGGGCAGCAGGCAGACAGAGTTGTCCTCACGGGGCTCCAACCTGGGCCAGCAGCTGGAAGAGCTGGGGAAGAGACTAAAAGCCCTGGAGGGGGAGTCGCCAAAGGCCCAGAGCCTGGACAGTTTGAAGGCCTCGGTCAGCCAGGCCCAGAAAGACGTGCAGCAGCTCAGAAACACAATGGACAGCTTGACGGCCTATTCTAAGAAGGTAGAGGGCCACGAAGCAGCCATTACCTCGTTGAAGAGCTCACTGGAGGAGGCCAAGGCCACGCTCCCCAAAGAGAAAGCACCACGCAAGGTCTGA
- the LOC133134477 gene encoding inhibitor of nuclear factor kappa-B kinase-interacting protein-like, whose amino-acid sequence LASEQKLEEKVAQTERAMVKRIGDVLASSIDRVTLLKSSTDKNSQRLEQLRRQLAQLSAADTVLANRFQTLESGRARLLKTVTFASDLKPKVSNIKQDFALLDPQIADLTLRIGRLAEDMMRREEDIVQLRDTLANLTAVKGDLQKIQQQLTQVPNISDMFPQTNKPGE is encoded by the coding sequence TTGGCCTCTGAGCAGAAGCTGGAGGAAAAGGTAGCCCAAACAGAGAGAGCCATGGTGAAAAGGATCGGGGACGTCTTGGCGAGCAGCATCGACAGGGTGACCTTGCTGAAGAGCTCCACAGACAAGAACAGCCAGAGGCTGGAGCAGCTACGGCGGCAGTTAGCACAGCTGTCCGCTGCCGACACCGTGCTGGCCAACCGGTTCCAGACCCTGGAGAGCGGGCGTGCCCGCCTGCTGAAGACCGTCACCTTCGCCAGCGATCTGAAGCCGAAGGTCTCGAACATCAAGCAGGACTTTGCCCTGCTGGACCCTCAGATAGCCGACCTGACTCTGAGGATTGGCCGGCTGGCGGAGGACATgatgaggagggaggaggataTCGTGCAGCTTCGGGACACCTTGGCTAACCTGACGGCCGTCAAGGGTGACCTGCAGAAAATCCAGCAGCAGCTTACCCAGGTCCCCAACATAAGTGACATGTTCCCTCAGACCAACAAGCCTGGGGAGTAG
- the LOC133135771 gene encoding cytoskeleton-associated protein 4-like — translation MTAKHRNKNASDKNSTPIQDDVAKKITKASKGSDSPGSGSGNWTKILAALSYIALVAAAGFAAFYLQRVVEEVGQISSRTETSIQKNAELTKKMESALLQVDSLKETVDGFDSTLSRMRTELDSAGWAVRKGEAETRRVEEALQKLQNELLRDLSDGIREVKEARERDSSSLERTVEERLTELTRSIGDSVAEFTEAQSETQSQLRDMKARVNGMEDPASLKRELLAVTETVGELQAAGLASEKTAESLRKQIGAVGVELQTRNEEVASTALEIDSVRELLQSTAGVLRGSLSAAEASVKVLKDQAQSLQSGLDMAAGSIQGLEEGLQGAVAQAQKTGVEVEARLRALEQRADTLVASAAGKAERVESLLSKYDSHDSALATLGRDVQSLQSASKVEAAQLQALTDTRQDLAGQVEELQGDLGELQSKVTALGSRQTELSSRGSNLGQQLEELGKRLKALEGESPKAQSLDSLKASVSQAQKDVQQLRNTMDSLTAYSKKVEGHEAAITSLKSSLEEAKATLPKEKAPRKV, via the exons ATGACTGcgaaacacagaaacaagaaTGCAAGTGACAAGAATTCTACTCCTATTCAAGATGACGTGGCGAAGAAAATTACGAAGGCCAGCAAAGGCAGCGACTCTCCAGGGTCGGGGTCAGGGAACTGGACAAAGATTTTGGCCGCGCTCAGTTATATTGCACTGGTAGCGGCAGCCGGCTTCGCTGCCTTTTACCTTCAAAGGGTGGTAGAAGAAGTTGGTCAGATAAGCAGCAGGACAGAAACATCCATCCAGAAAAACGCGGAGCTGACAAAGAAAATGGAGAGCGCTCTGCTACAG GTGGACTCCTTGAAGGAAACGGTGGACGGGTTCGACTCGACCCTCAGCAGAATGCGGACCGAGCTGGACAGCGCAGGCTGGGCGGTGAGGAAGGGCGAGGCAGAGACCCGGCGGGTGGAGGAGGCCCTGCAGAAGCTGCAGAACGAGCTCCTGCGTGACCTCTCGGACGGGATCCGGGAGGTGAAGGAGGCCCGGGAGCGCGACTCGTCATCGCTGGAGCGCACGGTGGAGGAGCGACTGACGGAGCTGACCCGCTCTATCGGCGACAGCGTGGCGGAGTTCACCGAGGCGCAGAGCGAGACGCAGAGCCAGCTCAGAGACATGAAGGCCAGGGTGAACGGCATGGAGGACCCCGCCTCGTTGAAGCGGGAGCTCCTGGCCGTCACTGAGACCGTCGGAGAGCTCCAAGCTGCCGGTCTGGCATCTGAGAAGACGGCCGAGTCACTCCGGAAGCAGATAGGTGCTGTAGGGGTAGAGCTCCAGACCAGGAACGAGGAAGTGGCATCCACAGCACTGGAGATTGACTCTGTGAGGGAGCTGTTGCAGAGCACAGCCGGCGTGCTGAGGGGATCTCTGTCTGCAGCCGAGGCCTCCGTCAAGGTCCTTAAAGACCAGGCCCAGAGCCTGCAGTCTGGGCTGGACATGGCAGCGGGCAGCATCCAGGGTCTGGAGGAGGGCCTACAGGGGGCGGTGGCGCAGGCCCAGAAGActggggtggaggtggaggccaGGCTCAGGGCTCTGGAGCAAAGAGCGGATACATTAGTGGCTTCTGCCGCAGGGAAGGCGGAGAGGGTGGAGTCCCTCCTCTCCAAATACGACTCCCACGACAGTGCGCTTGCCACACTGGGCAGGGACGTCCAGAGCCTCCAATCGGCCAGCAAGGTGGAGGCCGCACAGCTGCAGGCGCTGACGGACACGCGGCAGGACCTGGCAGGCCAGGTAGAGGAGCTGCAGGGAGACCTGGGGGAGCTCCAGAGTAAGGTGACCGCCCTGGGCAGCAGGCAGACAGAGTTGTCCTCACGGGGCTCCAACCTGGGCCAGCAGCTGGAAGAGCTGGGGAAGAGACTAAAAGCCCTGGAGGGGGAGTCGCCAAAGGCCCAGAGCCTGGACAGTTTGAAGGCCTCGGTCAGCCAGGCCCAGAAAGACGTGCAGCAGCTCAGAAACACAATGGACAGCTTGACGGCCTATTCTAAGAAGGTAGAGGGCCACGAAGCAGCCATTACCTCGTTGAAGAGCTCACTGGAGGAGGCCAAGGCCACGCTCCCCAAAGAGAAAGCACCACGCAAGGTCTGA